From Ignavibacteria bacterium, one genomic window encodes:
- a CDS encoding T9SS type A sorting domain-containing protein, with protein EYITLKVYDILGREVAVLVDEVKEAGTYSLPFSAYHLPLSSGVYFYQLTASKNRITKKMCLIR; from the coding sequence GAGTATATCACTTTGAAAGTTTATGATATACTAGGTAGAGAAGTCGCAGTACTTGTTGATGAAGTTAAAGAAGCTGGAACATACTCTTTACCATTTTCCGCTTACCATCTCCCCTTATCCAGCGGAGTTTACTTCTATCAACTCACAGCCAGTAAAAATAGAATCACTAAAAAGATGTGTTTGATTAGATAG
- a CDS encoding sulfite exporter TauE/SafE family protein: MEYIIICLAALLTSGLTLFSGFGLGTLLMPVFAVFFPIDLAIGMTAIVHFLNNIFKLYLLGRHADKSVVLRFGIPAIVTALIGAQVLILLSGIEPLFEYDLFSKALIVTPVKFVIAVLMIVFALFEIIPTLDKFSVEKKYLPLGGMLSGFFGGLSGHQGALRSAFLVRCGLTKESFIATGVVIACLVDVSRLLVYTSHFTSEGLSTNLYLLIAATLSAFLGAFIGNKLVKKVTMKGIQAVVSIMLFAIAVGLGSGLI, encoded by the coding sequence ATGGAATATATTATAATTTGTCTTGCGGCACTTCTGACTTCCGGATTAACACTTTTTTCTGGATTTGGACTCGGCACATTGCTAATGCCTGTTTTTGCAGTTTTCTTTCCGATCGATCTTGCAATTGGAATGACAGCAATAGTTCACTTTTTGAACAACATTTTCAAATTGTATCTGCTTGGCAGACATGCGGATAAAAGCGTTGTCCTTAGATTTGGAATTCCGGCAATAGTTACCGCATTGATCGGGGCACAGGTTCTCATTTTGCTTTCTGGAATTGAACCTTTGTTCGAATATGATTTGTTCAGCAAAGCGCTGATAGTTACTCCGGTAAAATTTGTAATTGCTGTCTTAATGATCGTCTTCGCATTGTTTGAAATCATTCCAACGCTTGATAAATTTTCAGTTGAAAAAAAATATTTGCCATTGGGCGGAATGCTCAGCGGATTCTTCGGCGGACTTTCTGGTCATCAAGGGGCTTTGCGGAGTGCATTTTTAGTCAGATGCGGATTGACTAAAGAAAGTTTTATTGCAACTGGCGTAGTAATCGCATGTCTGGTGGATGTTTCGAGACTATTGGTCTACACTTCACATTTCACTTCTGAAGGATTGAGCACAAATCTTTATTTACTGATTGCTGCAACGCTTTCAGCTTTTCTTGGCGCATTCATCGGAAATAAGCTTGTTAAAAAAGTTACAATGAAGGGTATTCAAGCAGTCGTCTCTATCATGCTATTTGCAATTGCCGTTGGATTGGGAAGCGGATTGATTTAA
- a CDS encoding aminopeptidase P family protein: protein MSSLINEKIQQAIEILKEKNIDMWLTFVRESGNMKDPMIDMIVGTGCTWQTAYIITKHGDTIAILGSLDVANMQSKGTYKKIIGYVKGIREELQKTLSRIDPNKIAVNYSLDNNLADGLTHGMYLQIIEHLSGTPYSERLVSSEEIVTSLRGRKSQSELRLMKEAIKITLDLFDKVSGFIKPGVSEKQVAGFLLDEVKKLNLETAWEVEHCPAVFTGPDTAGAHAGPTDRLVQPGHVLNIDFGVKYKEYCSDLQRTWYILREGETEAPPEVKRGFQVIVDAIQKSADAIRPGKQGCEIDDIARNYIVENGYEEYPHGLGHQIGRKAHDGGGLLAPRWERYGNIPFIPIEKGQVYTIEPRLTIKDYGIATIEEMVFVNDDGVDFLSEPQKEIYLI, encoded by the coding sequence ATGTCAAGTTTAATAAATGAAAAAATTCAGCAAGCGATTGAAATCTTAAAAGAAAAAAATATCGATATGTGGCTAACGTTCGTCCGTGAATCGGGAAACATGAAAGACCCGATGATTGATATGATCGTCGGTACAGGATGTACATGGCAGACTGCATACATTATCACAAAACATGGGGATACAATTGCGATACTTGGGAGTCTCGATGTTGCGAATATGCAGTCCAAAGGAACTTATAAAAAAATCATTGGATATGTTAAAGGTATTCGGGAAGAATTACAAAAAACTCTGAGCAGAATTGATCCAAATAAGATTGCAGTCAATTATTCGCTCGATAATAATCTCGCAGATGGGCTTACTCACGGAATGTACTTGCAGATAATTGAACATCTAAGCGGAACGCCATACTCAGAACGATTAGTTTCTTCGGAAGAGATTGTTACCTCACTCAGAGGACGAAAGTCGCAATCAGAACTCAGGCTGATGAAGGAAGCAATAAAAATTACACTCGATTTGTTTGACAAAGTTTCAGGTTTCATCAAGCCTGGCGTTTCTGAAAAGCAGGTTGCAGGTTTTTTGTTGGATGAAGTAAAAAAATTGAATCTCGAAACTGCTTGGGAAGTTGAGCATTGCCCCGCAGTATTTACCGGACCCGATACAGCAGGTGCACATGCAGGCCCAACCGATAGACTCGTTCAGCCCGGACATGTTTTGAATATCGATTTCGGGGTGAAGTATAAAGAGTATTGTTCAGATCTGCAAAGAACTTGGTACATATTGAGAGAAGGTGAAACCGAAGCTCCGCCGGAAGTAAAACGCGGATTTCAAGTCATTGTAGATGCAATTCAGAAATCTGCAGATGCAATTCGCCCGGGAAAACAAGGATGCGAGATTGATGACATCGCACGGAATTACATCGTAGAAAATGGATACGAAGAATATCCGCACGGACTCGGACATCAAATCGGAAGAAAAGCTCATGACGGCGGCGGACTGCTTGCACCCCGCTGGGAACGCTACGGAAATATTCCTTTCATCCCGATTGAGAAGGGACAAGTCTACACAATCGAACCAAGATTGACTATAAAAGATTACGGCATCGCAACAATTGAAGAAATGGTCTTTGTGAATGATGATGGAGTGGATTTTCTATCCGAACCGCAAAAGGAAATTTATTTGATTTAA